A single window of Candidatus Woesearchaeota archaeon B3_Woes DNA harbors:
- a CDS encoding DUF951 domain-containing protein, giving the protein MPLKLGMGDIIRLKKKHPCGGFHWEITRTGIDIGLKCLCCGRKVLVPRVKLEKKIKEIIPRD; this is encoded by the coding sequence ATGCCATTAAAATTAGGGATGGGAGATATTATTAGATTAAAGAAGAAACATCCTTGTGGAGGTTTCCATTGGGAAATTACCAGGACCGGTATTGATATTGGCTTAAAATGTCTTTGTTGTGGCAGAAAAGTGTTAGTTCCTCGGGTAAAATTAGAGAAGAAAATTAAAGAAATTATTCCCAGAGATTAA
- a CDS encoding 30S ribosomal protein S6 translates to MRSYEVMLAINPQLEDEELDSLLTKFKKLITDAKGEITKTNKWGKRKLAYEIKDFTEANYVVLNFNVDEKIILELERVVKLEERVIRYLLTLQHEGKSQNKNS, encoded by the coding sequence ATGAGAAGTTATGAAGTAATGCTTGCCATAAATCCCCAGTTAGAAGACGAAGAGTTAGATTCCTTATTGACTAAATTCAAAAAGCTTATTACCGACGCAAAAGGAGAAATAACCAAAACAAATAAATGGGGCAAAAGGAAGTTAGCTTACGAAATTAAGGATTTTACAGAGGCGAATTATGTGGTCTTAAATTTTAATGTGGATGAAAAAATTATTTTAGAACTTGAAAGAGTTGTAAAGTTAGAAGAGAGAGTTATCAGATATTTATTGACCTTACAACATGAAGGAAAAAGTCAAAATAAGAACAGTTAA
- the rpsR gene encoding 30S ribosomal protein S18, which translates to MARYGFFRRPQRKVCLFCKEKILADYKDVDLLRKFITEQGKMLPRRATGNCARHQRTLAISIKRAREIGLLPYVAK; encoded by the coding sequence ATGGCACGATACGGTTTTTTTAGAAGACCACAAAGGAAAGTTTGTCTTTTTTGTAAAGAAAAAATATTAGCTGATTATAAGGATGTAGATTTATTAAGAAAATTTATTACTGAACAAGGTAAAATGCTGCCTCGTAGAGCAACCGGAAACTGCGCAAGACATCAACGTACACTGGCTATATCTATAAAAAGAGCAAGAGAAATAGGGCTTCTCCCTTATGTGGCGAAATAA